The region CAGCAACACGAGTGACAAgactaaacacatttttatcaaGTTCAATATCAACATATCTCACCAAAATGTATCTGTTTTGATCCACAGGACTTTTTGATGAAGTTGTTATGCAACCTTCTCGAGGAGGGAAACAGCTGGTTGAGAGATGGCCACTGGAAGCAGGCAGTGAGTGAGTTCAGCGAAGGCTTGAATGTATCTCACTATGTCTCCGTAGAGGGATTCCAGATTCCTCAGGATTTATTGGCGAGTCTGTACGTCAACCGAGCGACTGCCTTCCACAGCATGGTGAGATTAGATTTGAATTATCAGACTCTGTGAGGTTAAAGAGCGAAACAAATTAGATGAGGGCAAACACGACGAGAAAGTTGACTTTGATATGACAGTGCAAGTAAGAAAATGGACTGATAGTGTTAGTGTGTATACTTATGTGCAACTACTGTATATGAGAGGTTATGCTACTGATATCCTTCACCGGAAataatattcattatttatatttgtgttatttgtcGTTTCTTCCAAGTTAAAACCTCCGCGATCACAAACAGATCGATGCTCCTTAAACACGCTATTCATCCGGTATCAGTGGCGCCAAAGGGTTgtcttatattattttattaaatttaacttAAAGCCTCCGTGATCACAATCTGATGCCACTCAGCATTCAGCCACTACCCACGACGACCGACATACTCCGAAGGCTCTTTTCGTCACTGGAGAGGGAGGAGTCTGGCACTTCAACATTTCCGCATTGGTTGAGATGTATGAAAGGAATGTGCTTGGATTCATACGCACGCACAGATTCGTACATCtggatttttgtgtgcgtgccaCGTTTGCTGGATATGGACTTACGCcgtgttttagtatgaaggCCACGCAAGTCTTCGTACATGAGGACCCCTGGTGCATCTCTTGATCTGCGGTCTGTGCGGAGAATCTCTTGCGTCAGCCCACTACCGAGTCCTGGGAAGAAGGGTGCCACTGAGTTCTGCGCAAGCCGTTTGGGGCAGACCTTCCCCTCGTCCCGGCAGTGCTGGTTGGACAAAaaatgccctgcgattgactggcgaccagtcaaaTGTGTGCCCTGGatctcagctgggataggctccagctcactagTAACTCAAATGAAAGGACCTGGATGAATGGATATTGTTGTGAAACTGCTAGGctggcttttttcccctcttgttaactgatttttttaattgacttccAACCATCTATGTTGTACCCAAAACAATTCAGTAGTGTATAAATAGAACCCAAGTCAGGTCGTGCAAAGCCTAATGCCAAAGTGCTTATATTAAAATTCTCTTTCCTTTATAATCGTAACCTTTTGCACTCATCTGGAAATAGTTTGGACTTTTGTCAGTTTCCTAAACTTCCAAATCTTACTTCTGTACTCTTAACGACTTATTTTGCCTGGTGTGTCTTATAGGAGCAATACGATAATTGCATGAAGGACTGTGACAAAGCTCTGGAGGTGTGTCAAACAAACCACAAGATGTTCTACTTGAAGGCCCTTTGCTTTAAGCAGCTTGCCAAGTACAAGGAGGCTTATGACTGCACACGCAACTGTCTGCTTATCACACATCAGGTAAAGCTGAACAATCGGCTAAAAGGGATTTTAAAGAGTATACGATTTGCATTAATTTTGCTTGGACAATCTAACAAATGTTatatcgtgtatttttggaccTTGTAGAATTTTGTCTAATTGTTTTACAACAGAAACTTTCAATTTGGCTTGTTTTAAAATGgataagtttttatttcattggttATTTGAGCAGCAAGCACATTTCTGGTGCAACACAATCACTTTATTTAACCATTATAGTCAATGGTGAGAAAGCGATCCTTCTACTCTTTTTATGTTCTATATTGTCTCTGTGCAAAAATTCAATTTACATGCCCACCCGTAGTGTGTCATGCCACAGTTTTCAGCTACACATCACACTCATTGCTACAATACATAGTCTTAGCAGTCACTAAAAATACCATTCCATATTATTTAAAACTCTTCACAGGACACACGGGTGAATGAACTCGCAGAGGAACTTGCCAACCATCTGGGATTGAAAAAACGAAAGCCCTACGTCAGAGACGGAGTCAGTAAAATCTTCTTCCCCCCAATGTTTCGAAATGTTGACCTCAGAGACGAGACAAGTGATGTTCAAAACAATTCCAATATTCACCAACTGTCTTTAAGTAAAGGACGtatttgatgtcattttaatgtGGAGGTTTCTCATGCCTAGGTGTCTTATGATGTAGGGAATGTGATAAACCCGCTAAGTAAAATTGCACCAGGTGAGTATCAACAATGCAGCCGCAATATGCTTATTTTCACAAACATGTTCTAGATACAGtcaacacaatatttttgcaTGCGTGTCCTCAGTCAATTTTCCCAGCATCCGTCAATCCTTCATCCCTGACAAAGCATATAACGGGCAAAAGTCTGCCATCTCGGACCTAGACAGGCTGGACACTTTGGAGGACTGTGAGCTGATAGGAGATGACTTGGACAATCTGCTCGACTGCGTTCCTGATGGACATTTACCTGCTGAGGTAAAGACACATTTTAAGTAGCCATTTTTCCACTAATGGAAAATAGAAGTCTACCTCCCAGTGAAATGAACGGAATTGCAAAACTGAGTTATACTTATCTTTTAGCAGAACTTCCGCCTCGTGACAACATACGTGGATAGTTATTTTGACGTTACGTCAACATTAACCCTTCATTGCCTTATGCCGCAATGCCAACAGCTAGTTTTCAGcaaggatagaccgattatcggccgggccaaATATTAGTGCTGATATTTGGCTTTTTGACAAATATGGGCATCTGcttttttacgaatctgaatgCTGATAAAGCTGGAATCTCACTgcgcggtgaatgcttgcgaacatagcaaatttagggttttcataaGGATTTAAAAGATGTTCACAGAtagtttttacttgttgcaaagacatttagaacatattcagacaatttttttgctgtctgcaaagatcttttgaaaccttttacgaaccctgacgaaaaccccaaattagctacagtcgcctgcatttgtcgctcagtgacaTACAAGGAACTTTAatgtatggatttatttaaatttccacttcataaaaaatgatgctgataCTGAAAACTTGCTACGCTCtgtatttaaaatttgtatgaataaataaattaagaaattatgttgacattttggaaaactttatttacagtagaacatttcagggaactatttacttgcttagtttttaatttagcttaacacatgctgatgatccttataataatagttttgttttttttaaattttgacactgatattttctcttttactgcaaatgaatattggcttggaatatcggttatcgatctccttgactactaataatcagtatcggtatcggccttgaaaaaaacatataaactaTCACTAGTTTTCAGCATACAACAGTGCATGGAGCCAATGATGGTTATGCAGTGCCAGACATAGAGCCTTCCTTTCGAGCATGCCAAAACAGTCGTTCGTAACCCAAGGTTCCATTGTACATAAAGAAAATTAGatatttgagcatttttttccctttgtgtTCTAGGTCCACACTCAGGAAGTAGCCTCACTTCCTAGCAGAGAAAGCACTTTTGTGCTGCCTGTTCCAACACCTCAGTTCCCCCCAGCCTTTTTTAGCTCTCCCATGAGTCAATTTAACTCCAAGAACTCCCTTTCACTTGGCGGTCAAAACTCACTCGATACGCTAGACGCCCCATCATCTTCACAAGGACAGCATTCCTTAGATAGCCTCCCTGGAGGTGTCTGTAGTGCAAGTTTGAAATCAACAATGCTCGATTCCCTGGATGACCTCATGGTGGCGGCTCCACACGCTGTAGCACTAGAAGCTACTCAGTCCAAAGCAGACTCAGAAGAACTGGATAAGTCACTTGATGATTTGCTTGATGAGCGTAAACCTGTGAGGCTCACCTGTGACCCGTCTGCTCAAGTTTGTCCTGTGTCGGGTTTGAACCAGCTGGACTCCCTGGATTCCTTGGACTCATTCCCTGCAGGGAAAGGTAATGGGCCTTCTCTGCCCGCAACCCCACAGAAAGGAACAGACCTGGACTCACTCAGCGATTTCAGTCCCACTGGTGATTACAAGTCTGTCATATGTTGTTGGCCAAGTGGTAGTACTTAGGCTGCTTTGAATTCTTGCATACAACTATCTAAAGCatggttcaccaattccggtcttCGAAGTCCGGAGTTCTGCAGGTTTGAGGTGTTTcagcctaccaacacacctgatactaaagatcggGATCGTTATCATTCatcctgatgagctgattatatgaatcaggtgtgctagtgggcggaaacatcctgcaggactccggacctcgaggaccggaattggtgaactcTTATTTAAAGTATTCAGTATTATTTAAATTCTATGGTATTGTCCGTCAAGAAATGAGTGCAAGTTACACTAACAAATCGTAGcacatttgcaattaattgagGTTGGATTGGAAGGAGGGTGCAGatgtaatcatttatttatgctTTTAGGTTTTACAGTCCACTTGCATCAGGGATAAGTTGGGCAGTGCCCATCAAGGGTGATACCTTCAGTGAAAGAGAATGACCTTGCACATTGTGATTTGTAAATCAACCAAGTCAGACGAAAATATTTAGTCGCCGTAAggacacaattgtttttttttctcctgtgttCTGTTTTGACTGTGAAAAGTGACATATGCTTGTTTTTAAGTTAGATTAGCTACGATAGCCTAAACTGAAACCTAATGCAAGAAAATACATTGTGTATAAATTAGGGTTTTCTAACCATGTATGACACTGAGAGGTCACTTAATacttaaaatgacaaatatattaCAGAAATTTCTGGGCTATAaaccgcacccgactgtaagccacaggtgttttattgttatcacgccgggttcccgctactttcttttccataatgagggcgcaaattgtctcgctctcgttctgtctctcctactatattttggctcacttggtttgttttgctcttcctgacgctcttgcgcttcctttttATAGTGTGCCcctttgtgatctgatggataagccgcacctttgtattagccgcagggtcgaatgcaagtgaaaaaagtagcggcttatagtccagaaattactgtagctaTATCCGGAAAGCAAgccttttcacattttcaaaatgtaatgtcATCCATATTCTCTTTCTGCCCTTTAGCTGTCACAACTTCTCACTGTGCCATTCCTCGCAATGTAAGACTTGCTTTTATCTGGctatatatttttgtctgtgTTGCTGGGATTTTAATCATGttgttttcattctttcaaAGCAGAAACATACACAAACTCCAGTCTCAAACCCTCTGTCCGCCACCCATGACTTCATGCAGGCCTGTTTGAGCTGCTTTACTCGCCATGGTGTGTTCATCTGTACACTGATGCCCATTTGTGCAGATCGATTTAAACTGCAATAGATTTTTCAAACCTCctcaaaaacaaagcaatgtcACTGCAACCTCCTTTTTGTTTTCAGGTCCAGGGATGTACGCCTTCATTCACAAACCTGACCTGGTCCACAGCTGTAAGCGAGACATTCTCTTGTGTAGGCGAAAGGCAGCTTTTCCTTCCGTGTGGACCAGAGTGCGCCAACCACCCACATGGACGTCCATTACGGGGCCTTTTATTCTTTGCAAACGTAATGATTTATCTCTTCAGTCAGTTATGTTTTGTCCTCTTCCTTCATAacttcaaaacaaaagagaaaattaCAGTTTTATCAAGCTGATAATTTTAACCAACTTTTGAAATACCTGTAGACACAATCATTTTAGGATACTGCTCTCAGTTTAAAGTGTAATTATTGGTGCACAGGGTTGGGGAGTCCAGGCCCAGAAAGAACAAACCCTGAAAccgtttgactttagccaccattgcttctactcaacaggtgcttctatgagcttgtttacctgccagttaagtGGAAGCAcgtgtggctaaagccaatttgtggcagggtttttactttctggacctggattccccaaccctgtatGGTGTATATAGTTAGCGTGTGAAACCAATTTTCAGTTGCGATCTTTTTGTGTGGGGAGTATGCATGGAAAAATTCTGGGTTGAAATTTCCATTTAGGCTTTTCTGTGTTGATTTTGCGTCTTTCCCCATGCTAGCAAGGCTTTTCTTTGGGTACTCTAGCTTCCTCTCACATTTCAGAATCCTCATGGTTATTTAATTGAAGTtcactaaattgtccatagggtgatcatattttgaaaagaaaaaaggaggaggCCACTCGGCCCAGCTTTGAGATACGATTACTCAAATATGCCAtacattataattattttaatgcatGCTGCCTGTATGGAAAATTAActttcttttgaagtcttacttgacaaatgaaataatgatgacacgattgactgtttttatttttatgggcgTGGTGCGGGTATCAAGCCCAAGACCCACCCCGAAAAAAAGGCGGGTTTTgtgtgttatatattttttaaaaaaatacttttttttctcttttttttaaagaaaaaaatgacatcagctTGTTACCGTTCATCACTTCCTGATCAAATAAGCAGTGTCAATGGCCAAGAATTTTAACTCATTGGTAATGCTCTGTGCTCACAAACAACGTTTGGTCACCTTAcataagtgtgaatgtgagcgtgAACACTATGTTGTGTGTCCCTGCAAAGACAGCTTGGTGACCAGTCCTGATTTTTGTAAGGCTGTTTGTGTGAATTGTGCAGGATCTTTTAAAGTAACGCCCCACGTACTGTACAGGCAATGTTCTTACAGTATGTGAAGTGATTGTAAGTTCTTAACTTATCTGCTTACCTgttctatgtttttttgtttaatatacaGACCCGTTGAAGTCTGAAGAATCAGGCCTCTGTAAGTTTAGGGAAGAGTGCAACTTTGCTTATAACCAACTGGAAATCGATGTTTGGACAGCGGAGAGGAAAGGGACCCTGGACAGAAATCTGCTGTTTGGACAGTCAGATGTTGTCAGTTTAGACCCTGTGATTAGCATTACACGCCTTCTACGTGATCACAAGGGCATGTTCATATTCCTCTGTCAGGTGAGAACGCAACAAGGGCACTGCCCATTGGAGaacaaaatatacaactttttctGTGTTCAACTCTggatcttttttccccctgtctTCAGGAGTGCTATGACAGTAAACCTCGATTTATCAGTGAGCGCTGCAAACACGATCACACAGTGTGCTCTAACCTGGATGTCCGCCACTCCTTTGATGCTAACAAGTGAGTGGCACATAACAGTAGCATGCACATTCTATAATgcatattttaatttcatctatGTTTTATTATGCCTGTCAGGTGTTTAGCATTTGTATCGAGGACCACCAATGTCAACTACAGAAAAGTGCGTCCGTTTAACGTGCTGGCCCACTTTAAATTGTGCAGCCAAAACATTCGTGATGGGTGCCCTGGGGAGCACAGCTGCTCTAATGCTCACTCAGTCATCGAGCTACAAAGCTGGAGGGTGCAGCGGGACACAGGTGCTGTCTACCAGAAACAAGTAGAGTTAATCTTCGATGTAGAGATTTGTTAGTTTTGAATTCAGTTTAAGGAGAGTTTgcagtttacaaaaaaaagtgcttctCATATAGCCTATGTAAAACTGTCTGTATGATTATCCCTACCCTATAcctctatttgtattttaattattatttcaaaaaacCCTGCGACTTGATATAAGAATAGCCTATCAGAGGTTGAGGAGGTGTTATCAATTATTTGCCGTGTATGCAGCCTTGCGGGGACACGGTAAGTCACGTCATTCAGGTTTTTAGCTAATTATACGTTCCAATAAATACACAACATCAAACCAGTAACATTGCGGTTTACTACAACAAGAAATCAGCACAGTCAGTATCCATTTCACATTTACTATACCGCTTGGTCTCATAATTTTTGTAGGCGAGTGGCAGGATACACCTTGGACTGTTTTGCCAGCCAATTGTTGGGCACAAAAGGGAGGAATTAATTCAACAATTTGTGTACAGTAATTactttatataattatttttgattcctTGATGGAAGAATATTAGCCAGGCCTCAATATGATGAAAACTTCCActacagaaataaaaatattgttaaattaatacttCACTGAGAGTATCActcattttataaaaatatatatcgctTTAATTATGCAATAaggcagattaatcacactattcattttgaccgcagatgatcctttagcttgacagcggatggttacattaaaggtagcacaggttgtgtttgagtaataaacataactacatgcattcaataaatgtttgagAGAGCTACTGTAATTATTTATCTGTACTTTTGATACAGTTCTTGGAGCTTTTCTCCAACATTGCTTATTTGTACCTCCCCATAAATGCCTGAAAAAATAAAGCTGGACATTCATTTAGTTTCTTTCAAttggtgaattttttttttgtgtgttcttgtttcTAGGTATCAGTCCTGATGAGATTGTTAAAATCTCAACAGAATATTATCAAGAGGAGCAGAACACAGCAatggaaaataaattgaaatcaaGCAGAGTAAGACAATTTTTCTATCATACCATCATTCTTTAAATAACACTACAATACTGCATTTTGATGCGCGCATACAACTTTTCTTGTGGCCATCAAATTTTGAACAACTAAATTAACTACGGGTAATAAAAACGACAGGAAAAAATAGGCCCGTTCAGATTAGATAGAACTTTTGAATGCCAGAACCTAGTGGTTTTTGGGATAGCAGAAGGCAACACAATTGCAAAAATCATTCTTGTAGACGACAGCGTTAAACAATTCTTTTAAATAAGGCCATTGAAGGGGAGTATCTTGCTTTTCCAAATCTGTTGCAGTCGTTCATGCTCACTAGTACACATTACTCagtcattgttgtttttgtcgcTTTTTAAGACCCTAAGATCTCAATCATGTCTCAAACATGTTCAATCAAGGGTCAATCAATTGTGATCTCAATCAATCACAATTGACTTTGTCTCTCTGTATTCACATCGTTTCGTTATCTGCAGAGATTGGAAAAAGTAACAAGCCTATGTTCACAAAATAAGAAGTAGAAAAAATACAATAGAAAGTAAGGGATAGACAGTACagatactgtatgttttcaaatgtaggggggaaaaaagtaaaaagtggtCAGAACAATAAATACCTAAAGTACAGACTGACGCCTGAAAAATCTACAGTAATTtatggactacaagccgctacttttttcacttgcattcgaccctgcggctaatacaaaggtgccgCTTATCCTTCAGATCACAAGAAggtgcactataaaggaagcgcaagagcgtcaggcagagcaaaacaaaccaagtgagctcaaatacagtaggagagacagaacgagagcgagataatttgcgccctcattatggaaaagaaagtagttgGAACctgtgcggtaacattaaaa is a window of Vanacampus margaritifer isolate UIUO_Vmar chromosome 2, RoL_Vmar_1.0, whole genome shotgun sequence DNA encoding:
- the LOC144043310 gene encoding zinc finger CCCH domain-containing protein 7B-like isoform X2, which encodes MDSQRQKRRKEIQEALSFIQSSVAYPDSEGYKDFLMKLLCNLLEEGNSWLRDGHWKQAVSEFSEGLNVSHYVSVEGFQIPQDLLASLYVNRATAFHSMEQYDNCMKDCDKALEVCQTNHKMFYLKALCFKQLAKYKEAYDCTRNCLLITHQDTRVNELAEELANHLGLKKRKPYVRDGVSYDVGNVINPLSKIAPVNFPSIRQSFIPDKAYNGQKSAISDLDRLDTLEDCELIGDDLDNLLDCVPDGHLPAEVHTQEVASLPSRESTFVLPVPTPQFPPAFFSSPMSQFNSKNSLSLGGQNSLDTLDAPSSSQGQHSLDSLPGGVCSASLKSTMLDSLDDLMVAAPHAVALEATQSKADSEELDKSLDDLLDERKPVRLTCDPSAQVCPVSGLNQLDSLDSLDSFPAGKGNGPSLPATPQKGTDLDSLSDFSPTAVTTSHCAIPRNKHTQTPVSNPLSATHDFMQACLSCFTRHGPGMYAFIHKPDLVHSCKRDILLCRRKAAFPSVWTRVRQPPTWTSITGPFILCKHPLKSEESGLCKFREECNFAYNQLEIDVWTAERKGTLDRNLLFGQSDVVSLDPVISITRLLRDHKGMFIFLCQECYDSKPRFISERCKHDHTVCSNLDVRHSFDANKCLAFVSRTTNVNYRKVRPFNVLAHFKLCSQNIRDGCPGEHSCSNAHSVIELQSWRVQRDTGISPDEIVKISTEYYQEEQNTAMENKLKSSRPPAAANGEKKPQGKSLNMKMKFVCASCFQDGRIIMPDKALKYCSAKAKHPWIKEQNTLMVKSMEENKWVPIRPLPHTKNFPAQYELCSWMFKKKKCDYFGNCSFAHSKEEKEMWMYMKTQNVIEMQQMYNMWLDLSAQIRQADEAMLTQEKDIVMPTDNTAMGDFYCPPCGKQCNGGRQWQRHISTNKHKECLFNCEGEDEALRWTHRFPGASFKLCRKSEADCPDGASCDLAHSPEELQEWIERRHFLRRKLDKAREDLLIMPDDFYFGKYNFILN
- the LOC144043310 gene encoding zinc finger CCCH domain-containing protein 7B-like isoform X1; amino-acid sequence: MDSQRQKRRKEIQEALSFIQSSVAYPDSEGYKDFLMKLLCNLLEEGNSWLRDGHWKQAVSEFSEGLNVSHYVSVEGFQIPQDLLASLYVNRATAFHSMEQYDNCMKDCDKALEVCQTNHKMFYLKALCFKQLAKYKEAYDCTRNCLLITHQDTRVNELAEELANHLGLKKRKPYVRDGVSYDVGNVINPLSKIAPVNFPSIRQSFIPDKAYNGQKSAISDLDRLDTLEDCELIGDDLDNLLDCVPDGHLPAEVHTQEVASLPSRESTFVLPVPTPQFPPAFFSSPMSQFNSKNSLSLGGQNSLDTLDAPSSSQGQHSLDSLPGGVCSASLKSTMLDSLDDLMVAAPHAVALEATQSKADSEELDKSLDDLLDERKPVRLTCDPSAQVCPVSGLNQLDSLDSLDSFPAGKGNGPSLPATPQKGTDLDSLSDFSPTAVTTSHCAIPRNQKHTQTPVSNPLSATHDFMQACLSCFTRHGPGMYAFIHKPDLVHSCKRDILLCRRKAAFPSVWTRVRQPPTWTSITGPFILCKHPLKSEESGLCKFREECNFAYNQLEIDVWTAERKGTLDRNLLFGQSDVVSLDPVISITRLLRDHKGMFIFLCQECYDSKPRFISERCKHDHTVCSNLDVRHSFDANKCLAFVSRTTNVNYRKVRPFNVLAHFKLCSQNIRDGCPGEHSCSNAHSVIELQSWRVQRDTGISPDEIVKISTEYYQEEQNTAMENKLKSSRPPAAANGEKKPQGKSLNMKMKFVCASCFQDGRIIMPDKALKYCSAKAKHPWIKEQNTLMVKSMEENKWVPIRPLPHTKNFPAQYELCSWMFKKKKCDYFGNCSFAHSKEEKEMWMYMKTQNVIEMQQMYNMWLDLSAQIRQADEAMLTQEKDIVMPTDNTAMGDFYCPPCGKQCNGGRQWQRHISTNKHKECLFNCEGEDEALRWTHRFPGASFKLCRKSEADCPDGASCDLAHSPEELQEWIERRHFLRRKLDKAREDLLIMPDDFYFGKYNFILN
- the LOC144043310 gene encoding zinc finger CCCH domain-containing protein 7B-like isoform X3 — translated: MDSQRQKRRKEIQEALSFIQSSVAYPDSEGYKDFLMKLLCNLLEEGNSWLRDGHWKQAVSEFSEGLNVSHYVSVEGFQIPQDLLASLYVNRATAFHSMEQYDNCMKDCDKALEVCQTNHKMFYLKALCFKQLAKYKEAYDCTRNCLLITHQDTRVNELAEELANHLGLKKRKPYVRDGVSYDVGNVINPLSKIAPVNFPSIRQSFIPDKAYNGQKSAISDLDRLDTLEDCELIGDDLDNLLDCVPDGHLPAEVHTQEVASLPSRESTFVLPVPTPQFPPAFFSSPMSQFNSKNSLSLGGQNSLDTLDAPSSSQGQHSLDSLPGGVCSASLKSTMLDSLDDLMVAAPHAVALEATQSKADSEELDKSLDDLLDERKPVRLTCDPSAQVCPVSGLNQLDSLDSLDSFPAGKAVTTSHCAIPRNQKHTQTPVSNPLSATHDFMQACLSCFTRHGPGMYAFIHKPDLVHSCKRDILLCRRKAAFPSVWTRVRQPPTWTSITGPFILCKHPLKSEESGLCKFREECNFAYNQLEIDVWTAERKGTLDRNLLFGQSDVVSLDPVISITRLLRDHKGMFIFLCQECYDSKPRFISERCKHDHTVCSNLDVRHSFDANKCLAFVSRTTNVNYRKVRPFNVLAHFKLCSQNIRDGCPGEHSCSNAHSVIELQSWRVQRDTGISPDEIVKISTEYYQEEQNTAMENKLKSSRPPAAANGEKKPQGKSLNMKMKFVCASCFQDGRIIMPDKALKYCSAKAKHPWIKEQNTLMVKSMEENKWVPIRPLPHTKNFPAQYELCSWMFKKKKCDYFGNCSFAHSKEEKEMWMYMKTQNVIEMQQMYNMWLDLSAQIRQADEAMLTQEKDIVMPTDNTAMGDFYCPPCGKQCNGGRQWQRHISTNKHKECLFNCEGEDEALRWTHRFPGASFKLCRKSEADCPDGASCDLAHSPEELQEWIERRHFLRRKLDKAREDLLIMPDDFYFGKYNFILN
- the LOC144043310 gene encoding zinc finger CCCH domain-containing protein 7B-like isoform X4; protein product: MDSQRQKRRKEIQEALSFIQSSVAYPDSEGYKDFLMKLLCNLLEEGNSWLRDGHWKQAVSEFSEGLNVSHYVSVEGFQIPQDLLASLYVNRATAFHSMEQYDNCMKDCDKALEVCQTNHKMFYLKALCFKQLAKYKEAYDCTRNCLLITHQDTRVNELAEELANHLGLKKRKPYVRDGVSYDVGNVINPLSKIAPVNFPSIRQSFIPDKAYNGQKSAISDLDRLDTLEDCELIGDDLDNLLDCVPDGHLPAEVHTQEVASLPSRESTFVLPVPTPQFPPAFFSSPMSQFNSKNSLSLGGQNSLDTLDAPSSSQGQHSLDSLPGGVCSASLKSTMLDSLDDLMVAAPHAVALEATQSKADSEELDKSLDDLLDERKPVRLTCDPSAQVCPVSGLNQLDSLDSLDSFPAGKAVTTSHCAIPRNKHTQTPVSNPLSATHDFMQACLSCFTRHGPGMYAFIHKPDLVHSCKRDILLCRRKAAFPSVWTRVRQPPTWTSITGPFILCKHPLKSEESGLCKFREECNFAYNQLEIDVWTAERKGTLDRNLLFGQSDVVSLDPVISITRLLRDHKGMFIFLCQECYDSKPRFISERCKHDHTVCSNLDVRHSFDANKCLAFVSRTTNVNYRKVRPFNVLAHFKLCSQNIRDGCPGEHSCSNAHSVIELQSWRVQRDTGISPDEIVKISTEYYQEEQNTAMENKLKSSRPPAAANGEKKPQGKSLNMKMKFVCASCFQDGRIIMPDKALKYCSAKAKHPWIKEQNTLMVKSMEENKWVPIRPLPHTKNFPAQYELCSWMFKKKKCDYFGNCSFAHSKEEKEMWMYMKTQNVIEMQQMYNMWLDLSAQIRQADEAMLTQEKDIVMPTDNTAMGDFYCPPCGKQCNGGRQWQRHISTNKHKECLFNCEGEDEALRWTHRFPGASFKLCRKSEADCPDGASCDLAHSPEELQEWIERRHFLRRKLDKAREDLLIMPDDFYFGKYNFILN
- the LOC144043310 gene encoding zinc finger CCCH domain-containing protein 7B-like isoform X5, which codes for MKLLCNLLEEGNSWLRDGHWKQAVSEFSEGLNVSHYVSVEGFQIPQDLLASLYVNRATAFHSMEQYDNCMKDCDKALEVCQTNHKMFYLKALCFKQLAKYKEAYDCTRNCLLITHQDTRVNELAEELANHLGLKKRKPYVRDGVSYDVGNVINPLSKIAPVNFPSIRQSFIPDKAYNGQKSAISDLDRLDTLEDCELIGDDLDNLLDCVPDGHLPAEVHTQEVASLPSRESTFVLPVPTPQFPPAFFSSPMSQFNSKNSLSLGGQNSLDTLDAPSSSQGQHSLDSLPGGVCSASLKSTMLDSLDDLMVAAPHAVALEATQSKADSEELDKSLDDLLDERKPVRLTCDPSAQVCPVSGLNQLDSLDSLDSFPAGKGNGPSLPATPQKGTDLDSLSDFSPTAVTTSHCAIPRNQKHTQTPVSNPLSATHDFMQACLSCFTRHGPGMYAFIHKPDLVHSCKRDILLCRRKAAFPSVWTRVRQPPTWTSITGPFILCKHPLKSEESGLCKFREECNFAYNQLEIDVWTAERKGTLDRNLLFGQSDVVSLDPVISITRLLRDHKGMFIFLCQECYDSKPRFISERCKHDHTVCSNLDVRHSFDANKCLAFVSRTTNVNYRKVRPFNVLAHFKLCSQNIRDGCPGEHSCSNAHSVIELQSWRVQRDTGISPDEIVKISTEYYQEEQNTAMENKLKSSRPPAAANGEKKPQGKSLNMKMKFVCASCFQDGRIIMPDKALKYCSAKAKHPWIKEQNTLMVKSMEENKWVPIRPLPHTKNFPAQYELCSWMFKKKKCDYFGNCSFAHSKEEKEMWMYMKTQNVIEMQQMYNMWLDLSAQIRQADEAMLTQEKDIVMPTDNTAMGDFYCPPCGKQCNGGRQWQRHISTNKHKECLFNCEGEDEALRWTHRFPGASFKLCRKSEADCPDGASCDLAHSPEELQEWIERRHFLRRKLDKAREDLLIMPDDFYFGKYNFILN